Proteins encoded by one window of uncultured Cohaesibacter sp.:
- a CDS encoding Flp family type IVb pilin: MRKHMRAFWQDESGATAIEYSLLVGLMGLGIIVAMTDLTSQLEDLFADIQEGVKAAAGIE, from the coding sequence ATGCGAAAACATATGCGAGCCTTCTGGCAGGATGAAAGCGGGGCAACCGCAATCGAATACAGCCTTCTGGTTGGCTTGATGGGCCTCGGCATTATTGTTGCCATGACTGATCTGACTTCGCAGCTCGAAGATCTGTTTGCCGATATTCAGGAGGGCGTCAAAGCCGCCGCCGGTATAGAATAG
- the argJ gene encoding bifunctional glutamate N-acetyltransferase/amino-acid acetyltransferase ArgJ encodes MDLTPSPFAPEDYPELDSIDGFRLGVAATGVKYKGRNDLLVVSMDEGTSVAGVFTKSKCPSAPVDWCRRHVGNGSARALVVNASNANAFTGSIGEKTTLATAEAAAGRLGAQPSEVFLASTGVIGEPLDPAPIVAHFDALLDEGKTDATFLEAARAIMTTDTFPKMATATVDIDGIEVTLCGIAKGSGMIAPDMATMLSFVFTDAPIAPGLLQRMLSTHVETSFNAITVDSDTSTSDSLLLFASGAAKARGCPEISHRTDPHLALFSEALAALLKDLAQMVVKDGEGLTKFLSITVNGAANDAAAKRIALSIANSPLVKTAAAGEDANWGRVVMAVGKAGEAADRDKLSIWFGPMRLAVNGQRDPDYNEAAASAYMKNSEIEISVDLGVGDGVATVWSCDLTHGYISINGDYRS; translated from the coding sequence ATGGATCTGACACCCTCTCCCTTCGCACCCGAAGACTATCCCGAGCTTGATTCGATTGATGGTTTTCGTCTGGGCGTTGCCGCGACCGGCGTGAAATACAAGGGTCGCAACGACCTTCTGGTCGTCTCCATGGACGAGGGAACGAGCGTTGCCGGGGTGTTTACGAAGTCCAAATGTCCGTCAGCGCCGGTTGACTGGTGTCGACGGCACGTCGGCAACGGATCTGCCAGAGCGCTGGTGGTCAATGCGTCCAATGCCAATGCCTTCACCGGATCCATCGGCGAGAAAACGACTCTGGCCACGGCGGAAGCGGCCGCAGGCAGACTTGGTGCCCAGCCGTCCGAAGTTTTTCTTGCGTCGACCGGTGTGATCGGCGAGCCGCTGGATCCTGCGCCCATCGTTGCCCATTTCGATGCTCTGCTCGATGAAGGCAAGACGGACGCAACCTTCCTTGAGGCTGCCCGAGCCATCATGACGACCGACACTTTCCCGAAAATGGCGACGGCGACTGTCGACATTGACGGTATCGAGGTGACCCTTTGCGGCATCGCCAAAGGATCTGGCATGATTGCGCCTGACATGGCGACCATGCTGAGCTTTGTCTTCACCGATGCGCCCATTGCGCCGGGTCTGTTGCAGCGGATGTTGTCGACCCACGTGGAGACCTCGTTCAATGCGATCACGGTGGACAGCGATACGTCAACTTCTGACTCGCTGTTGCTGTTCGCGTCCGGTGCTGCCAAGGCGCGTGGATGCCCGGAAATCTCGCATCGTACCGATCCGCACCTTGCGCTCTTCTCCGAAGCCCTTGCCGCTCTTTTGAAAGATCTGGCCCAAATGGTGGTCAAGGATGGCGAGGGGCTGACCAAGTTCCTGTCCATCACCGTCAACGGCGCTGCCAATGACGCCGCCGCCAAGCGGATTGCCCTGTCGATTGCCAACAGCCCGCTGGTCAAGACCGCAGCTGCCGGTGAAGACGCAAACTGGGGCCGGGTGGTTATGGCCGTTGGCAAGGCTGGCGAGGCTGCCGATCGGGACAAGCTTTCGATCTGGTTCGGTCCCATGCGGCTGGCTGTCAACGGACAGCGTGATCCGGACTATAATGAAGCTGCCGCGAGCGCCTACATGAAGAATTCGGAGATTGAAATCAGTGTCGATCTTGGCGTGGGCGACGGTGTGGCGACGGTCTGGAGTTGCGACCTCACCCATGGCTATATCTCGATCAACGGCGACTATCGTAGCTAG
- a CDS encoding peptidylprolyl isomerase, translating into MVRTIFTRSAMAVMTSLLVLGAAGAVQAQDAKEETVLATVNGKAVTSTELSFIEDEIGARLGQIPDDQKQERMLSFLIDLKLVAEAAEEQGLAESEQFKKQMNFLRLRALQNEYFRKNVDEALTEEKLKAAYDEQVGAAPARMQVKARHILLKEEDEAKAVIKELDEGKDFIELAKEKSTGPSASNGGDLGYFGQGQMVPAFEAAAFALDKGAYTKEPVQTQFGWHVILMEDKREQPKPAFDQVRDQLRTMLAQQMFAEKLAELKEKATIEPAK; encoded by the coding sequence ATGGTTCGTACCATTTTCACCCGGTCTGCCATGGCCGTCATGACATCTCTTCTGGTGCTCGGTGCAGCCGGTGCGGTTCAAGCGCAGGACGCGAAGGAGGAGACCGTTCTTGCCACTGTGAATGGCAAAGCCGTAACCAGCACGGAGCTTAGCTTCATCGAGGATGAAATCGGTGCTCGTCTGGGGCAGATTCCTGACGATCAGAAGCAGGAGCGCATGCTCAGCTTTCTTATTGACCTGAAACTGGTGGCGGAAGCCGCCGAGGAACAAGGTCTTGCTGAAAGTGAGCAATTCAAGAAGCAGATGAATTTCCTGCGTCTTCGCGCCTTGCAGAACGAATATTTCCGCAAGAATGTGGACGAAGCTCTCACAGAGGAAAAGCTCAAGGCCGCTTATGACGAACAGGTCGGGGCTGCTCCGGCTCGCATGCAGGTCAAGGCTCGCCACATCCTCCTGAAAGAGGAAGACGAAGCCAAGGCGGTGATCAAGGAGCTTGATGAAGGCAAGGACTTCATTGAACTGGCAAAAGAAAAATCCACTGGTCCATCCGCTTCCAATGGCGGTGATCTGGGATATTTCGGCCAGGGCCAGATGGTTCCTGCCTTCGAGGCCGCTGCCTTCGCTCTGGACAAGGGCGCCTACACCAAGGAACCGGTTCAGACCCAGTTCGGCTGGCATGTCATCCTGATGGAAGACAAGCGTGAGCAGCCCAAGCCGGCCTTCGATCAGGTCCGGGATCAGCTGCGCACCATGCTTGCCCAGCAGATGTTCGCCGAGAAGCTCGCCGAGCTGAAGGAAAAGGCAACGATCGAACCGGCCAAATAA
- a CDS encoding (deoxy)nucleoside triphosphate pyrophosphohydrolase produces the protein MNQAGKEDAVGVRMLLVVAVALVDADNRILLAQRPEGKNLAGLWEFPGGKLEAGERPEAALIRELEEELGITTKDSCLAPLTFASHAYEDFHLLMPLYICRRWEGTPVSREGQALKWVRPGAMKDYPMPPADLPLIPPLIDLLGV, from the coding sequence ATGAACCAGGCTGGCAAAGAGGACGCTGTTGGCGTGCGGATGCTTCTCGTTGTTGCTGTCGCTCTGGTGGATGCGGACAACCGCATCCTTCTGGCGCAACGGCCCGAGGGGAAGAACCTTGCCGGTTTGTGGGAGTTCCCCGGTGGCAAGCTCGAGGCAGGAGAGCGGCCCGAGGCTGCACTCATTCGTGAGCTGGAAGAGGAATTGGGGATCACGACAAAGGACAGCTGTCTTGCTCCCCTGACCTTTGCCAGCCATGCCTATGAGGATTTCCATCTCCTGATGCCGCTCTATATCTGTCGCCGCTGGGAGGGAACCCCCGTCTCACGGGAAGGGCAGGCGCTCAAATGGGTGCGTCCGGGAGCCATGAAGGACTATCCGATGCCGCCCGCTGACCTTCCCCTCATTCCGCCCCTGATCGATCTGCTTGGGGTCTGA
- a CDS encoding ComF family protein, with protein sequence MMSLASWRKLARFGLDLIIPPRCAACGKVVSEANHLCGTCWSGMEWIDQPYCSVSGLPFSYALGGELVHPSVLAEPPLYDRARAVTAFGETARRLVHQLKYYDRTDLAEVMGRWMVRAGADCLTDPDCWIVPVPLHRGRFWRRRFNQSALLAKEIALQSDRTFKPDLLRRVRRTRQQVGLSEAERRSNVEGAFQLNLPDRISLSGRSIVLIDDVWTTGATLDACVRVLRRAEVEEICIITFARVVDPTRMTI encoded by the coding sequence ATGATGTCCCTTGCGAGCTGGCGCAAGCTGGCCCGGTTCGGTCTCGATCTCATCATTCCGCCACGTTGCGCGGCCTGTGGCAAGGTGGTCAGCGAGGCGAACCATCTGTGCGGGACCTGCTGGTCGGGCATGGAATGGATCGATCAGCCTTATTGCTCGGTGTCCGGTCTGCCCTTCTCCTATGCGCTTGGCGGCGAACTGGTGCACCCGAGCGTCCTCGCCGAGCCGCCGCTTTATGATCGGGCCCGTGCCGTGACGGCCTTTGGTGAGACGGCGCGGCGTCTCGTGCATCAGTTGAAATATTATGATCGCACCGACCTTGCTGAGGTGATGGGCCGGTGGATGGTGCGGGCAGGGGCCGATTGCCTTACTGATCCTGATTGCTGGATCGTGCCGGTGCCGCTGCATCGGGGGCGGTTCTGGCGGCGGCGGTTCAATCAATCGGCGCTTCTTGCCAAGGAAATTGCGCTTCAGAGCGACAGGACCTTCAAGCCCGATCTCCTGCGTCGTGTTCGCCGGACCCGGCAACAGGTCGGGCTGAGCGAGGCCGAACGGCGCTCAAATGTCGAAGGGGCGTTTCAGCTCAATTTGCCGGACCGGATTTCACTCTCCGGGCGGTCAATCGTGCTGATTGATGATGTCTGGACGACGGGGGCGACCCTTGATGCCTGCGTGCGGGTTTTGCGGCGTGCAGAGGTGGAAGAAATCTGCATAATCACCTTTGCGCGGGTTGTCGATCCCACGCGAATGACCATATAA
- a CDS encoding methyltransferase domain-containing protein, with translation MSSIPQLFDLALIASRRKRALERFGREGEFLLAEAVTDLMDRLSMVKREFALCAEVGGHTGLMARALSTRAGTERVIRLEQFPALMAEEENGIVFDGEVLPLKPRSLDLVVSPLFLHWINDLPGALIQIRQSLVPDGLFLGSILGGESLQELRAAFLEAESELTGGATPRVAPLPNIKDMGALLQRAGFALPVVDQDRLTVRCDTMFALIEDLRRMGATNALVDRSRVPLRRSVLIRAAEIYAEKYSDPNGRLRATFQILSLSGWAPDKSQQQPLKPGSAKASLRSALGDKSDQMEN, from the coding sequence ATGTCATCCATCCCGCAACTCTTCGATCTGGCCCTGATCGCCAGCCGCCGCAAGCGGGCACTGGAGCGCTTCGGACGAGAAGGCGAATTCCTGCTGGCCGAGGCAGTCACCGATCTCATGGACAGACTGTCAATGGTCAAACGGGAGTTTGCACTTTGTGCAGAGGTCGGCGGCCACACAGGACTGATGGCAAGGGCTCTATCCACGCGAGCCGGGACAGAGCGCGTCATTCGCCTCGAACAGTTTCCGGCCCTGATGGCCGAAGAGGAAAACGGGATAGTCTTTGATGGCGAAGTGCTACCGCTGAAACCCCGGAGCCTTGACCTCGTCGTCTCGCCCCTGTTCCTGCACTGGATCAACGACCTGCCCGGCGCTCTCATCCAGATCCGGCAAAGTCTTGTACCCGACGGGCTGTTTCTTGGCTCCATCCTCGGGGGCGAGAGCCTACAGGAATTGCGCGCGGCCTTTCTTGAGGCCGAAAGCGAGTTGACAGGCGGTGCCACACCGCGCGTCGCTCCCCTTCCCAATATCAAGGACATGGGAGCCTTGTTGCAGAGGGCAGGCTTTGCCCTGCCCGTCGTGGATCAGGACAGGCTGACGGTGCGTTGCGACACCATGTTCGCTCTCATAGAGGATTTGAGGCGCATGGGTGCCACCAACGCGCTTGTCGATCGGTCTCGCGTGCCACTAAGGCGGTCTGTGCTCATACGAGCTGCAGAAATATATGCCGAGAAATATTCCGATCCGAACGGCCGCCTCCGCGCCACGTTCCAGATCCTCTCCCTGTCCGGTTGGGCACCTGACAAAAGCCAGCAGCAGCCGTTGAAGCCGGGCAGCGCCAAGGCCTCCCTCAGGAGCGCCCTTGGAGACAAATCGGATCAGATGGAGAATTAG
- the secA gene encoding preprotein translocase subunit SecA → MVGLGAIARKVFGTANDRRIKGYRPIVASINALEDEYSKLSDEDLRNKTVEFRQQLADGTKLQDLLVPAFATVREAAKRALGQRHYDVQLIGGMVLNDGAIAEMRTGEGKTLVATLAAYLNALEGKGVHVVTVNDYLAKRDAEWMGQVYRFLGMTTGVIIHGIDDAGRKAAYDADITYGTNNEFGFDYLRDNMKYDLAQMVQRGHNFAIVDEVDSILVDEARTPLIISGPLDDKSELYNTIDTFIPKLAAEHFEIDEKSKSATFTEDGTEFVENLLKDADMLQGESLYDIENVTIVHHLNQALRAHKLFARDKDYIVKNDQVVIIDEFTGRMMEGRRYSEGLHQALEAKERVTIQPENQTLASVTFQNYFRLYSKLSGMTGTAMTEAEELADIYSLEVLDIPTNLPVQRIDDDDEVYRTTREKDEALVTLIKDCQERGQPTLVGTTSIERSEELSNKLKKAKVPHQVLNARFHEQEAFIVAQAGAPGAVTIATNMAGRGTDIQLGGNLDMRIAQEVPEELEGEERQKKIDEIKADIEAKKQVALAAGGLFVIGTERHESRRIDNQLRGRSGRQGDPGRSKFFLSLEDDLMRIFGSERMDGMLTKLGLKEGEAIIHPWINKALEKAQKKVEARNFDIRKNLLKFDDVMNDQRKVIFDQRIDLMKDESVADTVADMRHEVIENIVAKHIPEKAYAEQWDVEGLHDEVQEFLNLDVPVKDWAKEEGIADEEIIERLKKAADETAAAKTANFTPDLMRQVEKSVLLQILDHLWREHLVALDHLRNVIGYRGYGQRDPLQEYKTESFELFQALLANLRRMVTQQLAHVQLRREEANPFEQQELPEMHEEHIDPATGENVATGDGSASPEDAFGKVPRNAPCPCGSGKKYKHCHGKLS, encoded by the coding sequence ATGGTCGGTCTTGGAGCCATCGCTCGCAAAGTTTTCGGAACGGCAAATGATCGCCGTATCAAGGGATATCGTCCCATAGTCGCATCCATCAATGCGCTCGAAGACGAATATTCCAAACTCTCCGACGAAGACTTGCGCAACAAGACCGTCGAGTTTCGCCAGCAGCTTGCTGATGGCACGAAGCTTCAGGACTTGCTGGTCCCGGCCTTTGCAACCGTCAGAGAAGCAGCAAAACGCGCCCTTGGTCAGCGCCATTACGATGTGCAGCTGATCGGCGGCATGGTGCTCAACGACGGGGCCATCGCCGAGATGCGCACCGGTGAGGGCAAAACCCTTGTCGCCACGCTGGCCGCCTATCTCAACGCCCTTGAAGGCAAGGGTGTTCACGTGGTGACCGTCAACGACTATCTGGCAAAACGCGACGCGGAATGGATGGGTCAGGTCTACAGGTTCCTTGGCATGACCACCGGCGTCATCATCCATGGCATCGATGATGCGGGTCGCAAGGCGGCCTATGACGCGGACATCACCTACGGCACCAACAACGAATTCGGCTTCGATTATCTGCGTGATAACATGAAGTATGACCTCGCCCAGATGGTTCAGCGCGGCCACAATTTCGCAATCGTTGACGAGGTTGATTCGATTCTCGTCGACGAGGCCCGCACGCCGCTGATCATTTCCGGTCCGCTCGATGACAAGTCCGAGCTTTACAACACCATCGACACCTTCATCCCGAAGCTTGCCGCCGAGCATTTCGAGATCGACGAGAAATCGAAGTCTGCCACCTTCACCGAGGACGGCACCGAATTTGTCGAAAACCTGCTCAAGGACGCTGACATGTTGCAGGGCGAATCGCTCTACGACATTGAGAACGTGACCATCGTTCACCATCTCAATCAGGCCCTGCGCGCCCACAAGCTGTTCGCCCGCGACAAGGACTATATCGTCAAGAACGATCAGGTCGTCATCATCGATGAATTCACGGGCCGCATGATGGAAGGACGCCGCTATTCCGAAGGCCTGCATCAGGCACTCGAAGCCAAGGAACGCGTGACGATCCAGCCCGAGAACCAGACGCTGGCCTCGGTCACCTTCCAGAATTACTTCCGCCTCTACTCCAAACTCTCCGGCATGACCGGCACGGCCATGACCGAAGCCGAGGAACTGGCAGACATCTACAGCCTCGAAGTGCTCGACATCCCGACCAACCTGCCTGTCCAGCGTATCGACGACGATGACGAGGTCTATCGCACCACGCGCGAGAAGGACGAGGCACTGGTTACCCTCATCAAGGATTGTCAGGAGCGCGGCCAGCCCACTCTTGTCGGCACCACCTCGATCGAGCGGTCCGAAGAACTGAGCAACAAGCTCAAGAAGGCCAAGGTCCCTCATCAGGTCCTGAACGCCCGCTTCCACGAGCAGGAAGCCTTCATCGTCGCTCAGGCCGGTGCCCCCGGCGCGGTGACCATCGCCACCAACATGGCCGGTCGCGGGACCGACATTCAGCTCGGCGGCAACCTCGACATGCGCATCGCGCAGGAAGTACCCGAAGAGCTTGAAGGCGAAGAACGCCAGAAGAAGATCGACGAAATCAAGGCCGACATCGAAGCCAAGAAACAGGTTGCTCTGGCCGCAGGCGGTCTCTTCGTCATCGGCACCGAGCGCCATGAAAGCCGCCGTATCGACAACCAGCTGCGCGGTCGTTCCGGCCGTCAGGGTGACCCGGGACGCTCCAAATTCTTCCTCTCCCTCGAAGATGACCTGATGCGGATCTTCGGCTCCGAACGCATGGACGGCATGTTGACCAAGCTCGGCCTCAAGGAAGGCGAAGCCATCATCCATCCGTGGATCAACAAGGCGCTCGAAAAGGCTCAGAAGAAGGTCGAGGCCCGCAACTTCGACATTCGTAAGAACCTGCTGAAGTTCGACGACGTCATGAACGACCAGCGCAAGGTGATCTTCGACCAGCGCATCGACCTAATGAAGGACGAGAGCGTCGCGGACACCGTCGCCGACATGCGCCACGAAGTGATCGAGAACATTGTCGCCAAGCACATCCCCGAGAAGGCCTATGCCGAACAGTGGGATGTCGAAGGCCTGCATGACGAAGTTCAGGAATTCCTCAATCTCGACGTTCCGGTGAAAGACTGGGCCAAAGAGGAAGGCATCGCCGATGAGGAAATCATCGAGCGCCTGAAAAAGGCAGCCGACGAAACTGCCGCCGCCAAAACCGCCAACTTCACCCCTGATCTCATGCGTCAGGTTGAAAAATCGGTCCTGTTGCAGATCCTCGACCATCTCTGGCGCGAGCATCTGGTGGCTCTTGATCACCTCCGCAACGTCATCGGCTACCGCGGCTACGGCCAGCGCGACCCGCTGCAGGAATACAAGACCGAAAGCTTCGAGCTGTTCCAGGCCCTGCTTGCCAACCTGCGCCGCATGGTCACCCAGCAGCTCGCCCATGTGCAGTTGCGCCGCGAAGAGGCAAACCCGTTCGAGCAGCAGGAACTGCCCGAAATGCACGAAGAGCATATCGATCCGGCCACGGGCGAAAATGTTGCAACCGGCGATGGCTCAGCCAGTCCCGAAGACGCCTTTGGCAAGGTGCCTCGCAATGCGCCCTGCCCTTGCGGCTCCGGCAAGAAATACAAGCATTGCCACGGTAAGCTGAGTTAA